Part of the Stackebrandtia endophytica genome is shown below.
ACGACTCCAGTGGACGCCCATCCCGACGGAGTCTCGGCGATGGGTTGCTTCGACATGGGCGGCAACGTCGCCGAGTACTGCGCGGACATCTTCCGCGTCCCCGGATCCCCCACCGCGTCGGGCGGAATCGACGCCGACGGGGCGTTGAGTCGGGTGATCCGTGGCGGGTGGTTCTCATCCGCGCGTGAGGAAACCCGCTGCGCCGCCCGGTTGCCTTCGGGCGGCGGAGAACGGATCGTCGCCGGATTCCGAGTGTGCAGTTCATGACGACTCACCGAGCCGTCCCCGACGCCGAAACGTCCGACCAATCCGGACGGTCACTCGCCACACCATTCCCACACGGTTTCTTCGAGGTGAATCCGTTCGAGAAGGGATAGACCATGACAGACATCAATCCGTATCTGGAACTGCTGGAGTCGAGTTGGCACCGCCGATACGTCGACGCCTTCGGCCTTCGAAAAGTCTCCGCCGAGGCGGCCTGGTCGGCGGTCGTCGATGAGAAGATCCTCGGCGAGGAATGGTCCACCGTCGGACACACCCCGCTGGTCGAGGTTCCGGGGCCCAAACACGGCGCCCGGGTCATGGCGAAACTGGAGTGGCACAATCCGACGGGGACGGTCAAGGACCGTGTCGCCTGTGGACTCGTGGCACACTACCTACTCGCAGCACCCGAAGGGTCGGCACGCAAACTCGTCGAGTATTCGGGCGGGAGCCTCGCCCGCGCCATGTCCTCGGTCTGCCGAGCGGCGGACATCGACTTCACCATCGTCACCTACCCCTGTCAACCGGGCGACGAATTCTACGACTACCTCGCCTCGCAGGGGGCGACGATCAGGTGCATCACCGAGGAGCAGGTCTTCCTCGACCTCATGACGACCTGTCGACAGATAGCGGAGCAGGAGACCGACCGCTTCTGGCTCTTCCAGCATCACAACCCGTTGAACGCCGCACTGCATGAAGCCTCGACCGGGCGGGAGATCGTGCGTCAACTGGGCGACGACCGCCCCGCCGCATGGGTCGCGTCGATCGGCACCGGCGGCACCCTGGTGGGAACCGCACGAGCACTGCGAGACGCGTACGGCGACATCCGTGTCGTAGGCACGACTCCGTCCGAGGCACCGTACGGCATGATCGCCGACGGTCACAACATCCCGGTCTACTCCGGCTCCGGCGGGCACGGATGGGGAATCCGGCAACCGCTGGTACGACAGGCGGACCGAATGAGCCATCGCAATGTCAGCAAGGAGGTCTCCCTCTCCGGGATGCGGCATTTCCGCGACCTCACCGGGATGCAGATCGGTTCCTCGGCCGCCGCCAACTGGATCATCGCGTTCGAGATCGCCGCGACGTTGGATCCCTCCGAGACCGTCGTGACGGTGTTCCCCAGTGCCGGAACACCGACCGACCTCGCCGAGGCCTTCGAGTCCGTTCCCACCCGGTACCCACGGTTGGTCGACGACCTGCTCGCGCACGGCATTCGTTGACCCCACCGCTGTCACCCCACCCGACATCCCGCGATGAGGGCCCCGAGCGAATCGATTCCGCCCGGGGCCCGGACAAGGCCTCATGAGCACCGTCAAGCAAGACGAACGAAAGATCCTGGGCTCGGCGACCGTCGACGCCCTCGCACTGGGCCTCTACCTGGCCTCCGCCGGACTGTTCCTATCCGAGGTGATCGGAATGAGTCCGGGCATGGTGGGGGTGGTTCTCGGTGTCGGTGGCGTGGCCTCGATGATCGGTGCCGTCCCGATCGCGCGCCTCACCGAACGCTTCGACGGGACCCGAGTTCTGGCCGGTCTCTTCCTGGCACGAGGTTGCGCCTTTCTCGCCTTCGCCGTCGCCCAGGATCCGGTCACCGCCACGGTGGTGGTCACGGTGGCGGGCTTCCTCAACCGGGGAATCAACCCCATCCTTCAGTCCCTGGCCATCTCAGGAGCCGAGCAGGCCGCGCAGGTGAAGGTCCTCGCGCGGCTGCGCGCGTTGCGCAACGCCGGTATCGCGCTGGGCGGCGTGCCGGTGGGTTTCGTCCTCACCGCGGGCTCCCCGCTGGGATTCCGACTGATGATCGCGGCGGCCGGTGTCATCGCCGGGTCCGCCGTCGTGTTCTCCCTCATGTTGGCCCGAACTCCGGCGAGCGCGGCCGGGAAACGCCCCGACCGGGCGAACGTCGGGGCCGCGTTCATCCACTTGACCGTCACCTACGGTCTTCTCACCATGTCCGGAATCGTTCTCGGCCTGGGACTCCCACTGCTCATCGTCGGGTACGACGACATTCCCAACTGGACCATCGGTGGGATTCAGGTCGGTAACACCGTCCTGGTGGTCGCCCTCCAGGTGCTGTTCAGTCGCGGGTCAGAACGAGTGGCCCGAGCCCGGCGCATGCTCACGGCCGGCGGCGTGACCACTGCGGCGGCCTGCTTGTTGATGTTCTTCCTCACCCAGTCCACAGGGGTCGCGGCCGTCGGGCTCGTAGCGGCGTGCATCATCGTCTTCACGGCCGCTGAACTGCTGGTC
Proteins encoded:
- a CDS encoding pyridoxal-phosphate dependent enzyme, coding for MTDINPYLELLESSWHRRYVDAFGLRKVSAEAAWSAVVDEKILGEEWSTVGHTPLVEVPGPKHGARVMAKLEWHNPTGTVKDRVACGLVAHYLLAAPEGSARKLVEYSGGSLARAMSSVCRAADIDFTIVTYPCQPGDEFYDYLASQGATIRCITEEQVFLDLMTTCRQIAEQETDRFWLFQHHNPLNAALHEASTGREIVRQLGDDRPAAWVASIGTGGTLVGTARALRDAYGDIRVVGTTPSEAPYGMIADGHNIPVYSGSGGHGWGIRQPLVRQADRMSHRNVSKEVSLSGMRHFRDLTGMQIGSSAAANWIIAFEIAATLDPSETVVTVFPSAGTPTDLAEAFESVPTRYPRLVDDLLAHGIR
- a CDS encoding MFS transporter; protein product: MSTVKQDERKILGSATVDALALGLYLASAGLFLSEVIGMSPGMVGVVLGVGGVASMIGAVPIARLTERFDGTRVLAGLFLARGCAFLAFAVAQDPVTATVVVTVAGFLNRGINPILQSLAISGAEQAAQVKVLARLRALRNAGIALGGVPVGFVLTAGSPLGFRLMIAAAGVIAGSAVVFSLMLARTPASAAGKRPDRANVGAAFIHLTVTYGLLTMSGIVLGLGLPLLIVGYDDIPNWTIGGIQVGNTVLVVALQVLFSRGSERVARARRMLTAGGVTTAAACLLMFFLTQSTGVAAVGLVAACIIVFTAAELLVSAGGAGLMLSFVQAGERARYLAVFNLGFAGATILGPPLVGLAVAYQPWGWAVLSLLFVIVAASTPTLRAGGVVTGEETTVSGSSTNEKSTQQK